AGAACTGAATGACGCTAAGTTGGGTTGTGGATTGCTTCGGGAATACGCGTTCCGGCATGGGTCTCAATCGCAGGCCTAGTCGAAGTTAGAGGATTTAGGATGAAATGGGATGAACACAAATTATACAAGAGCAGGTGCCGGACGTTTCTGTTCATGTTTCTTGGTGGAGAAAGAGAGAAAAGAAAAAGAGTCGAGAGTATTTTAGGAAGTGTAAAGAATGTGAGAAAATATAATATTAAAAAATATGAGGGGTGTGTGGTTTAAAAATTGAAGTGTGTAAATTTCAGCACCCTATATAGTATCTACATAGTTGAAAGAAAAAAACAAAAAAGAATACAGTTGGGTTAAATTGGCCAGCCCCAATATTGTTTCGATCTTAAAAGAGCCTCCCAGTTTGAACAATTCCATGGATCCTCCCCACGGATGCAGGTCATTGAGGCCGTGCTTTATCCACCATCCCCACCACCATCTCCACCATCACCATCATCACCACCTCTTATTCCTCAACCCTCACCACCACCACCACCACTTCAACTGCCACCACCACCACCACCATGTTCGCCCCAGTTTCACATCTTTTCCTCAAAACCCAGAACAACCTACTCCCATTCCTCTCCCAACCAATTCAAATTCCGAAACTTCTGGGCTTAAAGGTGCGTACGATTACAATCCTACCCCACAGTAAGCAGCTTCAGCTCTTTTTTAACTTCATCTTTTCGCTTCCACATTGCTGCACTTTTAGAATGACGATTCCTTTTGAATGGGACTTGTAAACAGGGTATTGCAGGAGCAGAATCATCACGGTGTTGCGTTCGAAGAGGAAGAGGATGATGAGGACCCAATTTTCGTCTTGACAGATGAATGGAAAGAATTTTTCGCAAAATCCGAAGCTAAGAGGAAACTAGGTACCCCATTTCTTGGTCTACAATCTCAAAGATTATGATTTTTTGTCTAATTTTTGGTTTGGTTTGGTTGCAGAGAGGAAGCAGGCTAAGAAGGGAAAGAAGTGATATTGTCTCAACAAAGAGTGATATGAAGTCTAGTTTCTCTTTGATGGAGTTATGAGTTGAATTGAAATTTTGGTATGTATGACTTTGGTATGGTGATATCTAACTGTGATCCCATTGTTAAGATCAGTAGTTCTTGTAGACTTCTTTCATTGAGGTGTGGAAATGATAGATTGATATTATGCTCAGCTTCTTGAATTGTACTTGGTATATTACATTATACAGCTCAGCTTACGGATAGTAACACAGTATGGCGGTCCACAATCATTTAACACGGATGTTGTTCAACATAGTAGAACAACTATTAATGTACAATGATAGTTAGAACTTGCACTACTACTGAAATCACAATTGTATTGTACTGGATTAACTGGCATGTAGTTGGTTCTCAGTATCTTTACTGGATTAGCTAGCATGAAACCTCCGGGATCATTGTGTGTTTTTTATACAATGCTAATAACTCCATCAACTTGTTTTCATCTGCCATAGTTTTGTGTTCTTCACCAATATTAAGGCCTTTTTAATGAGTTCAAAACTTCTAGTTCAATGATGTGCTGAAATTAGGGTATCTCTTCATGCTGAGAACATCACATCAGTAAACAGATAGGTCTTGCTCTCTTTATAAACTAGAATTATACCCGCGTCTTGGCGCGGTGTATACATTTTGGATACGGGTGAATTATCGAGAATTTAATCAAAAATAAAGAATTCTTATTTTCTTAGGATTGTTTTCTCTTGTTTGGATACTTATCTCGTGGAATTAGCAATTTTCACGGGAAAATAATCGTGGAATTTAGGAGTTTAAATTCTCGACTTAAATTTTTCACAAAATAAGTGTCATTTGTTAATTCCCGTAATTAAGGTTAGTATGAATACAAATTCTTGTACAAACAAAAAAATTCTCAATTAATGGGATTTAAATTCATAGAATTGTAATTCTCATGATTTTGAAATTTCTATGAACATTAAAATTATTTTATCTAAAAACAACGTTATGAAGCTGGTCAATGGGTTAATTGATTGATGAAAATGTTTCTGATATGTATTTTATAGAATGTTATACATGTAAATTATACTTGTTTGTTATACTGATTATATATTTAGGGTTAATGACAATAATGTGGTTTTCTAAAAATAACAGGGGCAAAATGGTAATTACACTGTTCATAAACACTGTTCACAGTCGACCAAACTTTGTTATATAGGTAAATATATAGGAATGAGATGATGTAAAAATGTCTGATTTAGTGTGGTAATACTGTCCTCCGAGTATGCTGACAACTCATGTGCAGGCGAATGCACATCAGGTGTGGAAGATGTCCAAGTGGAAGGTAGATTCTCTACTACTTGATTTGTAGAACTATAAGGTTTTGAGTTTTCCATCTGTCATTGAATGTCAGAAGGCAATGCTATGTAGAGTTCGCACTGCCAGTTGATATTTGTCGTTGAATTCAACTGACAGGTAAATGGAAGGCAGTCACATGATGATGTAATAGATTTCCTCAGAGGGGCTCCTGTTCCTGTCCAACAGGATGCATGATTACTCCTCTCACTGTGGTGACATTGTGCATGAATTTGTTGTTTCATGACTCAATCTTTCAGTTATATGAAGGAATTGGCATGAAAAAGATGAGGTGAATAATGAGGTCAAGGGCGTCAGGCCGAGATGGCCTTGTGGAGACCTGCAGATTTCTTGTTGCAAACATCACATGTTTGATCACCCCACACATCAAGTAACGCTTTATGTTGTACTCTTAACAATGTTTGATGAATGATCCTGTCTTCAATGATTGGAGGGTGAATCACCTTTGTTGTGCGACTCCTATGTATACACAAGTGGTTTATTCTAGAACTGTGAATACATCTTGGAGATTACCTCCTCAGGACTGACCAAAAAGAAAAAAAAGAAGATTTCCCTCTGGGTTTAAGATGTCCCTTTTATACAATAATACAAACTCAACTTTAAGTTCATCTGTTCATCACAACACGATCTTGGTGTCCCCTAAACCTTAAACCCCAAACAAACAAACAAGATTTTAGATCCACTAAATAAGTGCCACAAATCGCATCTTCAAACAAACAAAATTGTAGATCCTGATAACTGATGCATCACAGTTTATTTTTAAAGAACAATGACCAGGAGGAGTCCATCTAACACCAACCTGTGGCACCACCTAAATGTTACTATTCGCTGCCTTCACCTCCTCTGCCAGAAAGCAGTTTAGGCTGCCCTCCATACTACTGCATTTCTCTCCTTTCACAAATACCACATTATAACAACCAGTACATCTCATCAACAGACAACACATCAAAAGCATAAGAAATAAGATCACAAAAATTATTCAACATACCCAGATTCAACTTTCTATAAAACTCTGCCTTCTCCAATCTCCAACACCGCAACACTTACCGGACACAACCATGTTACGTGCAAAGGCATTCGTCCGCTTGTTTATATCGCGGACACATTGAATGATCTGTAATATACCTCT
The window above is part of the Fragaria vesca subsp. vesca linkage group LG2, FraVesHawaii_1.0, whole genome shotgun sequence genome. Proteins encoded here:
- the LOC101308138 gene encoding uncharacterized protein LOC101308138; this encodes MDPPHGCRSLRPCFIHHPHHHLHHHHHHHLLFLNPHHHHHHFNCHHHHHHVRPSFTSFPQNPEQPTPIPLPTNSNSETSGLKGAYDYNPTPQVLQEQNHHGVAFEEEEDDEDPIFVLTDEWKEFFAKSEAKRKLERKQAKKGKK